One Deinococcus roseus DNA window includes the following coding sequences:
- a CDS encoding ROK family transcriptional regulator: MTSLKGDQGTTRALNRRLILNEIRRQGPTSRARLAEQTGLSPAAITFVTTELLQEGLLIEKGERRPIPLDIHYSGHFVIGLKLMESRLEAVLTDLSTQILARTSLDLPDHQPETVARYAARAREELCQQSGVDAQKLLGVGMGLPGVIDAKSGICLLSGRFGWKDIPIARLISEHTQLPVWVDNDVNAFAVAERLFGSGKNTPNFVVVTVGRAIGSAIVMEGKLYRGRNGGAGEFGHTLSEYRGRKCECGRLGCLEAYASEHSLLRHFQEISPRHHNIQMEGLLKLIDRKNERILNVLEDAGSRLGRNLADMANLLNPDLIVLGGEGVRLGEAFFRPMRLAFRERAFDCVAEDLPIAIHDWGDDAWARGAAGLATEHFFDFEVQPSEGLENN, translated from the coding sequence ATGACTTCACTGAAAGGTGATCAGGGCACCACCCGGGCCCTCAACCGCCGCCTCATCCTGAATGAAATCCGCAGGCAAGGTCCCACCAGCAGAGCAAGGCTGGCAGAGCAGACCGGTCTGAGTCCTGCTGCCATCACCTTCGTCACCACTGAACTGCTGCAAGAAGGTTTGCTGATCGAAAAAGGAGAGCGCCGCCCGATTCCACTGGACATCCATTACAGCGGTCATTTTGTGATTGGCCTGAAACTGATGGAAAGTCGACTGGAAGCCGTTCTGACTGACCTCTCCACCCAGATTCTGGCCCGCACCTCACTGGATTTGCCGGACCATCAGCCAGAAACGGTGGCCCGTTATGCCGCCCGTGCCAGAGAAGAATTGTGCCAGCAATCCGGGGTGGATGCCCAGAAACTGCTGGGGGTTGGCATGGGTCTCCCGGGGGTCATTGATGCCAAAAGCGGGATCTGTCTGCTTTCCGGTCGCTTTGGCTGGAAAGACATTCCCATTGCCCGTCTGATCAGTGAGCACACCCAGCTTCCAGTCTGGGTGGACAACGATGTGAATGCCTTTGCTGTGGCAGAACGGTTGTTTGGAAGCGGCAAAAACACTCCCAATTTTGTGGTGGTGACGGTGGGAAGGGCCATTGGGTCTGCCATTGTGATGGAAGGCAAACTGTACCGGGGACGCAATGGCGGTGCAGGAGAGTTCGGGCACACCCTCAGTGAGTACCGGGGCCGCAAATGTGAATGTGGGCGCCTGGGGTGTCTGGAGGCTTACGCCAGTGAACACTCCCTGCTCAGGCATTTTCAGGAAATCAGCCCCAGGCACCACAACATCCAGATGGAAGGCCTGCTGAAACTGATCGACCGCAAAAACGAACGCATTCTGAATGTTCTGGAAGATGCAGGCAGCAGGCTGGGACGCAATCTGGCAGACATGGCCAATTTGCTGAACCCTGATTTGATCGTCCTGGGAGGTGAAGGGGTACGGCTGGGAGAGGCATTCTTCCGACCCATGCGTCTGGCCTTCCGGGAAAGGGCTTTTGATTGTGTGGCCGAAGACCTGCCCATTGCCATCCATGACTGGGGTGATGATGCCTGGGCCAGAGGGGCAGCAGGCCTCGCCACCGAGCACTTTTTTGATTTTGAAGTTCAGCCCTCAGAAGGGCTGGAGAACAACTGA
- a CDS encoding YceI family protein translates to MKWNIDPSHSQIGFAVKHMMISTVRGSFKTFQGTIETDDQYRPTSIQVSIDASSVDTRDAQRDGHLRSADFFNAENSQQLLFSSTNIQQTGDQSYQIQGNLTINGITRPVTLKAETTSTGKDPWGNTRIAAEATATINREDWNITWNQALEFGGVLVGKDVKLNLEVQAIQVQDPVLS, encoded by the coding sequence ATGAAATGGAACATTGACCCCAGCCACAGCCAGATCGGATTCGCCGTCAAACACATGATGATCTCCACCGTGCGTGGCAGCTTCAAAACCTTCCAGGGCACCATTGAAACCGACGACCAGTACCGCCCCACCAGCATCCAGGTCAGCATCGATGCCAGCAGCGTGGACACCCGCGATGCCCAGCGTGACGGCCACCTGAGAAGTGCAGACTTCTTCAATGCAGAAAACAGCCAGCAACTGCTGTTCAGCAGCACCAACATTCAGCAAACCGGAGACCAGAGCTACCAGATTCAGGGCAACCTCACCATCAACGGCATCACCCGCCCGGTCACCCTGAAAGCCGAGACCACCTCCACCGGCAAAGACCCCTGGGGCAACACCCGCATTGCTGCAGAAGCCACCGCCACCATCAACCGGGAAGACTGGAACATCACCTGGAACCAGGCCCTGGAATTCGGCGGAGTGCTGGTGGGCAAAGATGTCAAGCTGAATCTGGAGGTGCAGGCCATTCAGGTGCAAGATCCTGTGCTGTCCTGA
- a CDS encoding NUDIX domain-containing protein, with amino-acid sequence MNTPDAPKTPLEERIRIREIKTLSDDWYVLKKNTFDYLRKDGSWQTQSRETYDRGNGATILLYHPEQQTVVLTRQFRFPAFVNGYRDLMIEAAAGLLDESEPEACIRREVEEETGYRVDRVHKIFEAFMSPGSVTEKLHFFVAEYDPASRDNSGGGLEEEGEDIEVLELPFQEALEMVRKGQIVDAKTILLLQYAQVNQLFSSPSEG; translated from the coding sequence ATGAACACCCCAGACGCCCCGAAAACCCCACTGGAAGAGCGCATTCGCATCCGTGAAATCAAAACCCTGTCAGACGACTGGTATGTCCTGAAGAAAAACACTTTTGATTACCTCAGAAAAGACGGCAGCTGGCAAACCCAGTCCAGAGAGACCTATGACCGGGGCAATGGAGCCACCATCCTGCTGTACCATCCAGAGCAACAAACCGTGGTGCTGACCCGCCAGTTCCGGTTTCCAGCTTTTGTCAATGGCTACCGGGACTTGATGATTGAGGCTGCTGCAGGATTGCTGGACGAATCTGAACCAGAGGCCTGCATCCGCCGTGAAGTGGAAGAGGAAACCGGCTACCGGGTGGATCGGGTGCACAAAATCTTTGAAGCCTTCATGAGCCCAGGCTCGGTCACAGAAAAGCTGCATTTCTTTGTGGCTGAATATGATCCTGCCTCCAGAGACAACTCAGGCGGTGGTCTTGAGGAAGAAGGAGAAGACATTGAGGTGCTGGAATTGCCTTTTCAGGAAGCCCTGGAGATGGTCAGAAAGGGCCAGATTGTGGACGCCAAGACCATTTTGCTGCTGCAGTACGCCCAGGTGAATCAGTTGTTCTCCAGCCCTTCTGAGGGCTGA
- a CDS encoding ester cyclase, translating into MTIENKRLAYDFLNFFSQGQGSAAQLAAVFTASLPSYRTQELNREAFLQAVNHLQQALVDFSFEIQDLVASADRVAVRWKSSGRHLGVPLQTVAGELPASGQAFSITGMLWLSVQDGQITHAVFKEDTNGLLRQLSSVQDLQLQEQRRLTSRRYFDDLMNAARTEVIPEIFTEDVRLVLPARPQPIQGHEGLEVFATQLRAVFPDLRFQVDDEVVENHRVFTLWSLAGTHQGPFLGIPASGRVIQDAGIDLFVFEGERIREIYINQTDFLLIQQLKGQDPLLHK; encoded by the coding sequence ATGACCATCGAAAACAAGAGGCTGGCTTACGATTTTTTGAATTTCTTCTCTCAGGGGCAGGGAAGTGCTGCACAGCTTGCAGCAGTTTTCACGGCCTCCCTGCCCAGTTACAGAACCCAGGAACTGAACCGTGAAGCTTTTTTGCAGGCGGTGAACCATTTGCAGCAAGCCCTGGTGGATTTCAGTTTTGAAATCCAGGACCTGGTGGCCTCTGCAGATCGGGTGGCGGTGCGCTGGAAATCCAGTGGGCGGCATCTGGGTGTGCCCTTGCAAACGGTGGCAGGAGAGCTTCCTGCATCCGGGCAAGCGTTTTCCATCACGGGCATGTTGTGGCTTTCTGTGCAGGATGGACAGATCACCCACGCAGTGTTCAAAGAAGACACCAATGGGCTGCTCAGGCAACTTTCCAGTGTGCAGGACCTGCAACTCCAGGAACAGCGGCGGCTGACAAGCCGCAGGTACTTTGATGACCTGATGAATGCTGCCCGCACAGAGGTCATTCCCGAGATCTTCACCGAGGATGTGCGTCTGGTGTTGCCTGCCCGTCCACAACCCATTCAGGGCCATGAAGGCCTTGAGGTGTTTGCCACCCAGTTGAGGGCTGTTTTTCCTGACCTGCGCTTTCAGGTGGACGATGAGGTGGTGGAAAACCACAGGGTGTTCACCCTGTGGTCGCTGGCGGGCACCCACCAGGGGCCTTTTCTGGGCATTCCTGCGTCGGGTCGGGTGATTCAGGATGCCGGAATTGATCTGTTTGTTTTTGAAGGTGAACGGATCCGGGAAATTTACATCAACCAGACCGATTTCCTGCTGATCCAGCAATTGAAAGGCCAGGATCCACTTCTTCATAAATAA
- the mutL gene encoding DNA mismatch repair endonuclease MutL — MIHILPVDIQRLIAAGEVITRPLDVVRELIDNALDAQATRIDIELAGGGLTSISVRDNGVGISAEDLAKAPLRHATSKIQDMQDVHAIKTLGFRGEALWSIAYAGYLQITTRPQQQLGGMELFAFQDRIRVSATACPAGTKVTVMKLFEDLPARLRIQLQPSSEYRDIIMLVGRYILHHPQVGFKLTLDGELKFQHVSSDLIHAVGTVFGPLSANRMMNVQTPMVQGVISRPELTRPRRDRMHLAVNGRPIQASNELENAIISGYGEFLPAGQAPTCILNLNLPPETLDVNIHPTKTQVAFQNLSEVLETLKAVVKASLLQHPLAQAAPQPRVVTEPIQDTNALPDFRMIGVYRELYFLAESEGDLWVIDAHAAFERIWYEKLQAAFRQAEPLELTSPEMVQLGSEALGILLERAPVLVRWGFLLEPFGANLVRVRSIPQALSKLPIQNAVQLVIDSAVSGSDPERDVLARLACLPALKAGQIRMDHGQDLMNGLKNCQNPWVCPHGRPTTLRLSERDIAHAFGRRGVRDLARGRDLKEAEGRKQKVEGE; from the coding sequence ATGATTCACATTCTTCCTGTGGACATCCAGCGCCTGATTGCCGCTGGAGAAGTGATCACCCGGCCCCTGGATGTGGTGCGGGAACTCATCGACAATGCCCTGGATGCCCAGGCCACCCGCATCGACATTGAGCTTGCTGGTGGAGGCCTGACCTCCATCAGCGTGCGGGACAATGGGGTGGGCATCTCGGCAGAAGATCTGGCGAAAGCGCCTTTGAGACATGCCACCAGCAAGATCCAGGACATGCAGGACGTGCATGCCATCAAAACCCTGGGTTTTCGCGGAGAGGCCCTGTGGAGCATTGCCTACGCAGGATACCTGCAAATCACCACCCGTCCGCAACAGCAACTGGGTGGCATGGAACTGTTTGCTTTTCAGGACCGCATTCGGGTGTCTGCCACGGCCTGTCCTGCAGGAACCAAAGTCACGGTCATGAAGCTCTTTGAAGACCTTCCTGCCCGCCTGAGGATCCAACTGCAACCATCCAGTGAATACCGGGACATCATCATGCTGGTGGGGCGCTACATCCTGCACCATCCCCAGGTCGGTTTCAAATTGACGCTGGATGGAGAGCTGAAATTTCAGCATGTCAGCAGCGATCTCATCCATGCAGTCGGCACTGTTTTTGGCCCCCTCAGTGCCAACCGCATGATGAATGTTCAAACCCCCATGGTTCAGGGGGTGATTTCCAGGCCGGAACTCACCCGCCCGAGGCGCGACCGCATGCACCTCGCTGTCAATGGTAGGCCGATTCAGGCTTCAAATGAATTGGAGAATGCCATTATCTCGGGTTACGGGGAATTCCTACCCGCAGGCCAGGCCCCCACCTGCATCCTGAATTTGAACCTGCCTCCAGAGACCCTGGATGTCAACATCCACCCCACCAAAACCCAGGTGGCGTTTCAGAACCTGTCCGAGGTGCTGGAAACCCTCAAAGCCGTGGTCAAGGCATCGCTTTTGCAGCACCCGCTTGCCCAGGCTGCTCCGCAACCCAGGGTGGTGACTGAACCCATCCAGGACACCAATGCTCTGCCAGATTTCCGCATGATTGGGGTGTACCGCGAACTCTACTTCCTGGCAGAGTCCGAGGGGGATTTGTGGGTCATTGATGCCCATGCTGCGTTTGAACGCATCTGGTACGAAAAACTGCAAGCTGCATTCAGGCAGGCTGAACCCCTGGAGCTCACCAGTCCTGAGATGGTGCAACTGGGATCAGAGGCACTGGGCATCCTGCTGGAACGCGCCCCGGTGCTGGTTCGCTGGGGATTCCTGCTGGAACCGTTCGGAGCAAACCTGGTGCGTGTGCGCTCCATTCCGCAGGCCCTCAGCAAACTGCCCATCCAGAACGCTGTGCAACTGGTGATTGACTCTGCTGTTTCTGGCAGTGACCCGGAACGGGATGTGCTGGCAAGACTGGCCTGTCTGCCTGCCCTGAAAGCCGGGCAGATTCGCATGGACCACGGCCAGGACCTGATGAACGGCCTGAAAAATTGTCAAAATCCCTGGGTCTGCCCACACGGACGGCCCACCACCCTCAGGCTGTCTGAACGGGACATTGCCCATGCTTTCGGACGCAGAGGGGTGCGGGATCTGGCACGGGGGCGGGACCTCAAAGAAGCAGAAGGCAGAAAGCAGAAGGTCGAAGGCGAATAA
- the cysK gene encoding cysteine synthase A — MTVYDDNSLTIGHTPLVRLKRIGNGNIYAKLESRNPAGSVKCRIGANMIWDAEERGVLKPGMTLVEPTSGNTGIGLAFVAAARGYPIILTMPSSMSLERRKVLKALGAELVLTEPPKGMKGAIAKAQEIVDSDPEKYLLLQQFENPANPAIHEKTTGPEIWEDTEGKIDVFVGGVGTGGTITGVSRYIKKTQGKAITTVAVEPVNSPVISQTLNGEEPRPSPHKIQGIGAGFIPKNLDLSLVDRVETVTDQEAIDMARQLMQKEGILGGISCGAAVAAAVRVSEQPEFKDKLIVVVLPDSGERYLSSVLFEGIFSEQETVQ, encoded by the coding sequence GTGACTGTTTACGACGACAATTCCCTGACCATCGGGCACACCCCACTGGTGCGCCTCAAACGCATTGGCAACGGCAACATCTACGCCAAACTGGAGTCCCGCAACCCTGCAGGCAGCGTGAAGTGCCGCATTGGGGCCAACATGATCTGGGATGCCGAAGAGCGTGGGGTGCTGAAGCCCGGCATGACCCTGGTGGAGCCCACCAGTGGCAACACCGGCATCGGTCTGGCTTTTGTGGCTGCAGCCAGAGGTTACCCCATCATCCTGACCATGCCTTCCAGCATGAGCCTGGAGCGCCGCAAGGTCCTGAAGGCCCTGGGTGCCGAACTGGTGCTCACCGAGCCCCCCAAAGGCATGAAAGGGGCCATTGCAAAGGCCCAGGAAATTGTGGACAGCGATCCTGAAAAATACCTGCTGCTGCAACAATTTGAGAACCCTGCCAACCCTGCCATCCACGAAAAAACCACGGGGCCTGAAATCTGGGAAGACACCGAAGGCAAAATTGATGTCTTTGTGGGTGGAGTGGGCACCGGGGGCACCATCACGGGTGTGAGCCGTTACATCAAGAAAACCCAGGGCAAGGCCATCACCACGGTGGCTGTGGAGCCCGTGAACAGCCCTGTGATCAGCCAGACCCTGAATGGGGAAGAGCCCAGGCCCAGCCCCCACAAAATTCAGGGCATTGGTGCAGGCTTCATTCCCAAGAACCTGGACCTCAGCCTGGTGGACCGCGTGGAAACCGTCACCGATCAGGAAGCCATTGACATGGCCCGGCAGCTGATGCAAAAGGAAGGCATCCTGGGGGGCATTTCCTGTGGTGCTGCAGTGGCAGCGGCTGTGCGTGTTTCTGAACAGCCCGAATTCAAGGACAAGTTGATTGTGGTGGTGCTCCCTGACTCGGGTGAACGCTACCTCTCCAGTGTGCTCTTTGAGGGCATCTTCAGCGAGCAGGAAACGGTGCAGTAA
- the cysE gene encoding serine O-acetyltransferase, translating into MAILLHNQVQTNTLWAELQQAAQQVADSEVVLRTLLNAALLQPKTLAEGLAVLLSSKLCTAEVNAADLKTEFLAILSQENVLDGVALDLQAIRERDAAVKDLLTPFLFFKGFHALQTHRISHTLWTSGRQAFALFLQSQMSLVFAVDIHPAAKLGSGILMDHATGVVIGETAVVADNVSMLHGVTLGGTGKQCCDRHPKIRSGVLIGAGATVLGNIEIGKDAKIAAGSVVLKSVHAHTTVAGVPAKVMARNVKFTPALEMNHEFDIHI; encoded by the coding sequence GTGGCAATCCTTCTTCACAATCAGGTTCAGACCAACACTTTGTGGGCTGAACTTCAACAGGCTGCACAGCAGGTGGCTGACAGCGAAGTGGTCCTCCGTACCCTGCTGAATGCCGCATTGCTGCAACCCAAAACCCTGGCAGAAGGCCTGGCAGTCCTGTTGTCCAGCAAGCTGTGTACTGCAGAGGTCAATGCTGCAGACCTGAAAACAGAGTTTCTGGCCATTTTGAGCCAGGAAAATGTGCTGGATGGGGTGGCGCTGGACCTGCAAGCCATCCGGGAGCGGGATGCTGCAGTGAAAGACCTTTTGACCCCTTTTCTGTTCTTCAAGGGTTTCCATGCTTTGCAAACCCACCGCATTTCCCATACCCTCTGGACTTCAGGACGGCAGGCTTTTGCGCTGTTCTTGCAGAGCCAGATGTCTCTGGTGTTTGCCGTGGACATTCATCCTGCTGCAAAACTGGGATCGGGCATCCTGATGGACCACGCCACCGGAGTGGTGATTGGTGAGACCGCAGTGGTGGCAGACAATGTTTCCATGCTGCATGGGGTGACTCTGGGCGGCACTGGAAAACAGTGCTGTGATCGACACCCCAAGATCCGTTCCGGGGTTCTGATTGGTGCTGGAGCCACCGTGCTGGGCAACATTGAAATCGGCAAGGACGCCAAGATTGCCGCCGGCAGTGTGGTGTTAAAATCTGTGCATGCCCACACCACTGTTGCGGGGGTGCCTGCCAAAGTCATGGCCCGCAATGTGAAATTCACCCCTGCCCTGGAGATGAACCACGAATTTGACATCCACATCTGA
- the rpmE gene encoding 50S ribosomal protein L31: protein MKKSIHPKVVPCKIIYQGQVVMETYSTKPEIHVDVWSGVHPFWTGEDRFVDTEGRVDKFTKRFGDSYRNKKK, encoded by the coding sequence ATGAAGAAGAGCATTCACCCCAAAGTCGTTCCCTGCAAGATCATCTACCAGGGTCAAGTTGTGATGGAAACCTACTCCACCAAGCCCGAAATCCACGTGGACGTGTGGAGTGGTGTGCACCCCTTCTGGACCGGCGAAGACCGCTTCGTCGACACCGAAGGTCGCGTGGACAAATTCACCAAGCGCTTTGGTGACAGCTACCGCAACAAGAAGAAGTGA
- a CDS encoding Gfo/Idh/MocA family protein, with translation MKHAIGIIGAGNISSIYLENAARFRNTRVLALADLNLDRARSQAEKYGVPQVLTVQELLAHPEIEAVVNLTIPAAHADIALQAIRAGKHVYNEKPLSIKLDEARTLLEEAKARNLRVGCAPDTFLGGGLQNARKLLDDGTIGEVIGFHAAMLSRGPEKWHPDPEFFYQPGAGPLFDMGPYYLTAIAALLGPVHSVSGFSRASFPERTIGSGTKQGQNITVNTPTHVTASLQLHSGVIGTLTTSFDTHWDKYDTLVIYGSEGTLVLPDPNNFGGVTRLWKDGQWTEIQPVHGFTANSRGVGLSDLLYAHDEDRPHRSSGDLAYHVLETMHAILESSEKRCAVDLESAPQRPEALALDSQQQMME, from the coding sequence ATGAAACACGCCATCGGCATCATTGGAGCAGGCAACATCTCCAGCATCTACCTGGAGAATGCTGCCCGTTTTCGCAACACCCGGGTGCTCGCCCTCGCAGACCTCAACCTGGACCGTGCCAGAAGCCAGGCCGAAAAATACGGTGTGCCCCAGGTGCTCACCGTGCAGGAATTGCTGGCCCACCCCGAAATTGAAGCCGTGGTCAACCTGACCATCCCTGCTGCCCACGCAGACATTGCCTTGCAGGCCATCCGGGCAGGCAAGCATGTGTACAACGAAAAACCCCTCAGCATCAAACTGGATGAGGCCAGAACCCTGCTGGAAGAAGCAAAAGCCAGAAACCTGCGGGTGGGCTGCGCTCCAGATACTTTTCTGGGAGGTGGCCTGCAAAACGCCCGCAAACTGCTCGACGACGGAACCATCGGAGAGGTGATCGGTTTCCATGCCGCCATGCTGTCCAGAGGCCCTGAAAAATGGCACCCCGATCCAGAATTCTTCTATCAACCCGGAGCCGGCCCCCTTTTTGACATGGGACCTTATTACCTGACTGCCATTGCTGCACTGCTCGGTCCTGTTCATTCTGTCAGTGGTTTTTCACGGGCCAGCTTTCCTGAAAGAACCATTGGCAGTGGCACCAAGCAGGGCCAGAACATCACCGTGAACACCCCCACCCACGTGACCGCCAGCCTGCAACTGCACTCCGGGGTGATTGGCACCCTCACCACCAGCTTTGACACCCACTGGGACAAATACGACACCCTGGTGATCTATGGCAGCGAGGGCACCCTGGTGCTCCCTGACCCCAACAATTTTGGTGGCGTCACCCGCCTGTGGAAAGATGGGCAATGGACCGAAATCCAGCCTGTACACGGTTTCACTGCCAACTCCCGGGGTGTGGGCCTCAGCGACCTGCTCTACGCCCACGATGAAGACCGCCCACACCGCTCCTCTGGAGACCTGGCCTACCACGTGCTGGAAACCATGCATGCCATTCTGGAAAGCAGTGAAAAACGCTGTGCTGTGGATCTGGAATCTGCGCCACAGCGCCCAGAAGCCCTGGCCCTGGACAGCCAGCAACAGATGATGGAATGA
- the mutS gene encoding DNA mismatch repair protein MutS — protein sequence MSLTGRLVLKGTGDGALPPMLEQYVQLRDQYADHLLLFQVGDFYEAFGEDAERLSRLLGITLTHKTSKDFTTPMAGIPIRALDPHVEKLLHLGTKVAIADQLEEPGGGLVHRNVTQLLTPGTLTEERLLSPDENYLGAVATGDGYALALLDVSTGEFKCALLTSRSALYDELSKHRPRELLLSPELKDNPVLYAEFQARFPIMFSETRFEAEECDQALLGQFGRIPDYLENMALRRACGAALMYASFAQQGQLTMVTRLTRFDPGAHMHLPESTLNALEVFKPNSAGSLTLLDVLSETRTSGGKRRLRAWLRQPLLDEGLIAARLQAVEDLMKQSVARNKIRSQLYRAHDLERLSARVSTGRATPREVAALARTLELLPELQEALQGFSGLLQDLKSRLGDLPEAVALIRAALVEDPPIKLSEGGLIRDGFNADLDALRQEALDGRTWMANLEQIERSRTGIGNLKVSYNQVFGYYLEVTSAHFSKIPDDYHQIATLKDRARFVRPDIRNRERQISRAETAAMALENEVFQHLRDELKTHAEHLSLLASAFSDLDVLCTLAEVAAEHHWIKPSLSSELRLHQARHPVVEKNLGENFIPNDALMHPSRHLLVITGPNMAGKSTYLRMVALCALLHQVGSFVPAETAQLPLFDAIHTRIGASDDLAGGRSTFMVEMTELASILHTATPRSLIILDEVGRGTSTLDGLAIAWSSLEHLQVLGAYTLYATHYFELTHLESKLPGVVNLHVAAQEEAGGLVFYHQVMEGAASESYGVSVAKLAGLPSGVTDRADRLLRSFRAREQEQYHEAMRRLSTLEVSRLTPLEALKALHDLQMLLHAGEPS from the coding sequence ATGTCCCTGACGGGAAGACTGGTGTTAAAAGGAACAGGTGACGGGGCCTTGCCCCCCATGCTGGAACAATACGTGCAACTGCGCGATCAATATGCAGACCACCTGCTGCTGTTTCAGGTGGGAGACTTCTACGAGGCGTTCGGAGAGGACGCAGAGCGGCTGTCCCGTTTGCTGGGGATCACGCTCACCCACAAGACCAGCAAAGATTTCACCACCCCCATGGCTGGAATTCCCATCCGGGCACTGGATCCCCATGTGGAAAAGCTGCTGCATCTGGGCACCAAAGTGGCCATTGCAGACCAGCTTGAAGAGCCCGGTGGCGGACTGGTGCACCGCAATGTCACCCAGCTCCTGACCCCCGGAACCCTCACAGAAGAACGGTTGCTCAGCCCCGATGAAAATTACCTGGGGGCTGTGGCCACCGGAGATGGGTACGCGCTGGCCTTGCTGGATGTCTCCACCGGAGAATTCAAATGTGCCCTCCTCACCTCCAGAAGTGCCCTTTACGATGAGCTGTCCAAACACCGTCCCAGAGAGCTGCTGCTGTCTCCAGAACTGAAAGACAATCCTGTGCTGTACGCCGAATTTCAGGCCCGATTTCCCATCATGTTCAGTGAAACCCGCTTTGAGGCAGAAGAATGCGATCAGGCGTTGCTGGGCCAGTTTGGGCGCATTCCAGATTACCTGGAGAACATGGCTTTGCGGCGTGCTTGCGGTGCTGCCCTGATGTATGCCAGTTTTGCCCAGCAAGGGCAGCTGACCATGGTGACCCGCCTGACCCGCTTTGATCCGGGTGCCCACATGCACCTGCCCGAAAGCACCCTGAATGCCCTTGAAGTCTTCAAACCCAACAGTGCAGGAAGCCTGACCCTGCTGGATGTGCTTTCAGAAACCCGCACCTCTGGCGGAAAACGCAGGCTCAGGGCGTGGCTCAGGCAACCCCTGCTGGATGAAGGCCTGATTGCTGCCCGCCTGCAGGCTGTGGAAGACCTGATGAAACAATCTGTTGCCCGCAACAAGATTCGCAGCCAGCTTTACCGTGCCCATGATCTGGAACGGCTTTCTGCACGGGTCAGCACAGGCAGAGCCACTCCCCGTGAAGTGGCTGCCCTGGCCCGCACCCTGGAACTGCTCCCTGAATTGCAAGAAGCTTTGCAGGGGTTTTCTGGACTTTTGCAGGATTTGAAAAGCAGGCTGGGGGATTTGCCCGAAGCGGTGGCCCTGATCCGTGCTGCGCTGGTGGAGGATCCACCCATCAAGCTTTCAGAAGGCGGCCTGATCCGGGACGGTTTCAATGCAGATCTGGATGCCCTGCGTCAGGAAGCGCTGGACGGCCGCACCTGGATGGCCAATCTGGAACAGATCGAACGGTCCAGAACCGGCATTGGCAACCTCAAGGTGAGTTACAACCAGGTGTTCGGGTATTACCTGGAAGTCACCAGCGCCCATTTCAGCAAAATCCCGGACGATTACCACCAGATTGCCACCCTCAAAGACCGGGCCAGATTTGTGCGCCCGGACATCCGGAACCGTGAACGCCAGATTTCCCGTGCAGAAACTGCAGCCATGGCCCTGGAAAACGAAGTGTTCCAGCATCTGAGAGATGAACTGAAAACCCATGCAGAGCACCTGTCTCTGCTGGCTTCCGCGTTCTCAGATCTGGATGTGCTCTGCACCCTGGCAGAAGTTGCAGCAGAACACCACTGGATCAAACCCAGCCTGTCTTCTGAATTGCGTTTGCATCAGGCCAGACACCCGGTGGTGGAGAAAAACCTGGGAGAAAACTTCATTCCCAACGATGCCCTGATGCATCCCTCCCGCCATCTGCTGGTGATCACGGGTCCCAACATGGCCGGGAAAAGCACCTACCTCAGGATGGTGGCCCTGTGTGCCCTGCTGCATCAGGTGGGATCGTTTGTGCCTGCAGAAACTGCACAGCTTCCCCTCTTTGATGCCATCCACACCCGCATTGGGGCCAGCGATGACCTGGCAGGAGGCCGCAGCACCTTCATGGTGGAGATGACCGAACTGGCCAGCATCCTGCACACCGCCACCCCCAGAAGCCTGATCATTCTGGATGAGGTGGGACGCGGAACCTCCACCCTGGATGGACTGGCCATTGCGTGGTCCAGCCTGGAGCACCTGCAGGTGCTGGGGGCTTATACCCTGTACGCCACCCACTACTTTGAACTCACCCACCTGGAGAGCAAACTGCCCGGTGTGGTCAACCTTCACGTGGCTGCCCAGGAAGAAGCCGGAGGTCTGGTGTTCTACCATCAGGTGATGGAAGGGGCGGCCAGTGAATCCTACGGGGTCAGTGTGGCAAAACTTGCTGGACTTCCTTCAGGCGTCACCGACAGGGCCGACCGTTTGCTCAGGTCTTTCCGGGCCAGAGAGCAGGAGCAGTACCATGAAGCCATGCGCCGTCTCAGCACCCTGGAAGTCAGTCGGCTCACCCCTCTGGAGGCTTTAAAAGCCCTCCATGACTTGCAGATGTTGCTGCACGCAGGAGAGCCGTCATGA